One stretch of Thermoplasmata archaeon DNA includes these proteins:
- a CDS encoding PGF-CTERM sorting domain-containing protein yields MGDIKSITHYNRAGRILFQPKPMKREFLDITGLLIPDKNRLFEILRNMSPEAWTEYQDKRPHAQSPRDCDTPALSEGGHTLKFSDINFSQERAMLDETSPLDGDSDADGLADGAEDSDHDGLWNWNNVTFTGETCAWRFDSDTDGLGDGKGGTDEATVTFKVKRAPTPGFELVLAALALAGAAALLWKRRR; encoded by the coding sequence TTGGGTGACATTAAATCGATAACACATTACAATCGCGCCGGAAGAATTCTTTTTCAGCCCAAGCCCATGAAGAGAGAATTTCTAGACATCACCGGCCTACTAATTCCGGATAAAAATAGGTTGTTCGAAATCCTTAGGAACATGAGCCCGGAGGCGTGGACTGAATACCAGGATAAACGACCACACGCACAAAGCCCGCGAGACTGCGACACGCCCGCCCTCTCGGAGGGCGGGCATACCCTTAAATTCTCGGACATCAATTTCAGTCAGGAAAGAGCGATGCTCGACGAGACCAGCCCCCTGGACGGGGACAGCGACGCTGACGGCCTCGCTGACGGAGCAGAGGACTCGGACCACGACGGCCTCTGGAACTGGAACAATGTCACATTCACGGGCGAGACCTGTGCCTGGAGATTTGACTCTGACACCGACGGTCTCGGCGACGGGAAGGGAGGGACGGACGAGGCCACCGTGACATTCAAGGTGAAGAGGGCGCCCACGCCCGGCTTCGAGCTGGTGCTGGCGGCGCTGGCGCTCGCGGGTGCGGCGGCGCTGCTCTGGAAGAGGAGGAGGTAG
- a CDS encoding DUF2341 domain-containing protein yields MAYHGTRGGDTGRRLSALLAVAAVSLASLSVPLPRSLSASGEPAPATEFTPWWNYGWSFRAPLTIDNSQNSAALTNYPVRMNLSLQSLISSGKLRGDCADLRFIDSDGATELSYWFEPGGDLWLKVPGLPARACREIYMYYGNPSATPVSDASKVFPFFDDFTDNSLDSSKWQRVNGGSPSLSDGFLTISANNVNPGKLIAIKAPSDDYYAIRARFKVTGGTHDDERIGLGIRTQTSDGRGFNYVLHDLTNMDEMSFLDDNVRWYVRPGNWAKNTWYIEELYYDGSNGVGRFGDGGWQTQAMSGRSGYPSLNIGSYDGTSVWDWALVRPCRPPEPTARLGQEERPVKFRSFSVAPVLLDEGDTIELNATFENPAPDEITIRVSFHDGESFEGSREICATELPLAPHAETGVNFTWIPDGGGHTLWLAIMGTPLASRTIYVNRYPRLTPVMDQTASQGKSFRLLLFAEDADGDRLNWSEDCPLFNITPRGGQSAEINFTPTNDEVGNYTVRITVSDPRGCADSKSFKLTVKNVNDYPVIEPIRDQSVAQDTEFRYKAKASDIDEKWGDHVTFSDDSMLFDIDPETGEFSFTPTNEQVGRYAITITATDKQKASASTMFNLTVTNVNDPPAINPIEPQTVLEDELWQAVATATDPDLKIKVGEELRFSDDTFLFDIDPMTGLMSFTPTNENIGVLTANITVTDLGGLSSTTTVVITVLNTNDPPAMDRVKDATATEDELFEMTVTATDPDLRWGLDNLTFSDDSPLFDIDPRTGKISFTPGNEHVGKHLITIKVTDESGASDKATFSITVLNVNDPPFNVRILSPADGERIKEGMEIWLNASAEDIDAFDVLRFSWFDNGEPLGDGNSIKVKLKPGRHTLSLEVSDGAEKALAEVSIVVLKAERVTVADYSWVMGAGIGIALILILVVLAAAFIAVSRRRRRAEGEEAGAAGAPGAGIEGAATAPGVSAAAAGAGAGMAAAGAAARPSEEDEILKDAKSLVAEVEDALAEHLEKHPEGAARVSGAMEKLDLARDFIKEGDGEAAMEFALEARGALAAAREPAAPPGKKVRKQPGGLRCPSCGEALEPEWPVCPACGHETR; encoded by the coding sequence ATGGCTTATCATGGAACACGGGGAGGAGACACAGGGAGGAGACTGTCTGCCCTGCTGGCTGTGGCCGCTGTCTCCCTGGCCTCTCTATCCGTCCCTCTTCCGCGCTCCCTCTCCGCCTCCGGAGAGCCGGCCCCGGCCACCGAGTTCACGCCCTGGTGGAACTACGGCTGGAGCTTCAGGGCCCCCCTGACCATAGACAACAGCCAGAACTCCGCCGCCCTGACCAATTATCCGGTCCGGATGAACCTGAGCCTCCAGAGCCTGATATCCTCCGGAAAGCTGAGGGGCGACTGCGCGGACCTCAGGTTCATTGATTCCGACGGAGCCACGGAGCTGAGCTACTGGTTCGAGCCCGGCGGGGACCTCTGGCTGAAGGTTCCGGGCCTCCCCGCGCGCGCCTGCAGGGAGATATACATGTACTACGGGAACCCCTCGGCGACGCCGGTCTCGGACGCCTCGAAGGTCTTCCCCTTCTTCGACGACTTCACCGACAACAGTCTGGATTCCTCGAAGTGGCAGAGGGTCAACGGGGGATCGCCCTCCCTCTCCGACGGCTTCCTGACAATATCGGCGAACAACGTGAACCCCGGGAAGCTCATAGCGATAAAGGCCCCCAGCGACGACTACTATGCCATTAGGGCCAGATTCAAAGTCACGGGCGGCACGCACGACGACGAGAGAATCGGCCTCGGCATCAGGACCCAGACATCCGACGGGAGGGGGTTCAACTACGTTCTGCACGACCTGACCAACATGGACGAGATGAGCTTTCTGGACGACAACGTGAGGTGGTACGTCCGGCCCGGGAACTGGGCGAAGAACACCTGGTACATCGAGGAGCTCTACTACGACGGCAGCAATGGTGTGGGGAGGTTCGGCGACGGGGGCTGGCAGACGCAGGCGATGAGCGGGAGGAGCGGATATCCGTCGCTGAACATCGGCTCCTACGACGGAACCTCGGTCTGGGACTGGGCGCTCGTCCGGCCCTGCAGGCCGCCGGAGCCCACGGCACGGCTGGGGCAGGAGGAGAGGCCGGTGAAGTTCAGGAGCTTCTCGGTCGCCCCGGTGCTCCTCGACGAGGGGGACACAATCGAGCTGAACGCCACATTCGAGAACCCCGCTCCCGACGAGATAACGATCAGGGTCTCCTTCCACGACGGCGAGAGCTTCGAGGGCTCGCGCGAGATATGCGCGACGGAGCTCCCTCTGGCCCCGCACGCCGAGACGGGGGTTAACTTCACGTGGATTCCCGATGGCGGGGGCCACACCCTCTGGCTCGCGATTATGGGAACCCCTCTTGCTTCACGCACAATCTATGTCAACCGATATCCGAGGCTTACCCCGGTAATGGACCAGACCGCGAGTCAGGGCAAGAGCTTCAGGCTGCTCCTCTTCGCAGAGGACGCCGACGGCGACAGGCTCAACTGGAGCGAGGACTGTCCCCTGTTCAACATCACCCCGCGCGGCGGCCAGAGCGCGGAAATCAACTTCACCCCCACGAACGACGAGGTCGGGAACTACACGGTCAGAATCACCGTCTCGGACCCGCGGGGGTGCGCGGATAGCAAGAGCTTCAAACTGACCGTGAAGAACGTCAACGACTATCCCGTCATAGAGCCGATAAGGGACCAGAGCGTCGCACAGGACACGGAGTTCAGGTACAAAGCAAAAGCCTCCGACATTGACGAGAAGTGGGGGGACCACGTCACATTCTCGGACGACTCGATGCTCTTCGACATCGACCCGGAGACGGGCGAGTTCTCATTCACGCCCACGAATGAGCAGGTCGGGAGGTACGCGATTACCATCACCGCCACCGACAAACAGAAGGCGTCCGCTTCGACGATGTTCAACCTGACGGTGACCAATGTCAACGACCCGCCGGCAATCAATCCAATTGAGCCCCAGACCGTTCTCGAGGACGAGTTGTGGCAGGCCGTCGCGACCGCCACCGACCCCGATTTGAAAATCAAGGTGGGCGAGGAGCTCAGGTTCTCAGACGACACGTTCCTGTTCGACATAGACCCCATGACGGGCCTGATGAGCTTCACTCCGACGAACGAAAATATTGGAGTGCTGACGGCCAACATAACGGTCACGGACCTCGGGGGCCTCTCGTCCACCACCACCGTCGTCATCACCGTGCTGAACACGAACGACCCGCCAGCTATGGACCGGGTAAAGGACGCAACGGCCACAGAGGACGAGCTGTTTGAGATGACCGTGACCGCCACCGACCCCGATTTGAGGTGGGGTCTGGACAATCTCACGTTCTCCGACGACAGCCCGCTGTTTGATATTGACCCGCGCACGGGGAAAATCTCCTTCACGCCCGGCAACGAGCACGTCGGGAAGCACCTGATAACCATCAAGGTGACGGACGAGAGCGGCGCATCTGATAAGGCGACCTTCTCCATCACGGTGCTCAATGTCAACGACCCGCCCTTCAATGTCCGAATTCTCTCGCCCGCGGATGGCGAGAGAATCAAGGAAGGGATGGAGATATGGCTCAACGCCAGCGCCGAGGACATTGACGCCTTCGATGTTCTCAGGTTCTCGTGGTTCGACAACGGCGAGCCGCTGGGCGATGGGAACAGTATAAAGGTGAAGCTCAAGCCGGGCAGGCACACCCTCTCGCTCGAGGTATCCGACGGGGCGGAGAAGGCTCTGGCCGAGGTGAGCATCGTCGTCCTGAAGGCCGAGAGGGTCACTGTGGCGGACTACAGCTGGGTCATGGGGGCCGGAATCGGAATCGCCCTGATTCTCATCCTTGTCGTTCTGGCCGCGGCCTTCATCGCCGTTTCGAGGAGGCGCAGGAGGGCGGAGGGTGAGGAGGCCGGCGCCGCCGGTGCTCCGGGCGCGGGAATTGAAGGAGCTGCGACGGCGCCGGGGGTCTCGGCAGCCGCGGCCGGGGCCGGTGCGGGAATGGCGGCCGCGGGGGCAGCCGCGCGCCCGTCGGAAGAAGATGAGATTCTAAAGGACGCAAAGAGTCTCGTCGCCGAGGTCGAGGACGCCCTCGCGGAGCACCTCGAGAAGCACCCTGAAGGGGCGGCGCGGGTCTCGGGCGCGATGGAGAAGCTCGATTTAGCGCGCGATTTCATAAAGGAGGGCGACGGGGAGGCGGCGATGGAGTTCGCGCTGGAGGCGAGGGGGGCGCTCGCGGCGGCGCGGGAGCCGGCGGCTCCGCCCGGGAAAAAGGTGAGGAAGCAGCCCGGGGGCCTGAGGTGCCCCTCGTGCGGCGAGGCGCTGGAGCCCGAGTGGCCCGTCTGCCCGGCGTGCGGGCATGAGACGAGGTAG
- a CDS encoding DUF6569 family protein, whose protein sequence is MYEVAKELGIRDTGRIDRVELQNMAGRPVFVRAGTIFEGATQNRASEHSCVIQPGREEVVVRCVHQTHGISPGAEMRYGDIAPWPVTVSLVGERGQREVWHSVNQYVEYLKNINVNFSDEEPQPRERKGEGGRGRPGGGRTTPVRVPG, encoded by the coding sequence ATGTACGAGGTGGCGAAGGAGCTGGGCATCCGGGACACGGGGCGCATAGACCGTGTGGAGCTCCAGAACATGGCCGGCAGGCCGGTCTTCGTCAGGGCAGGGACGATATTCGAGGGCGCGACGCAGAACCGCGCCTCCGAGCACTCGTGCGTCATACAGCCCGGCCGGGAGGAGGTTGTCGTCAGATGCGTGCACCAGACCCACGGAATCAGTCCGGGGGCGGAGATGAGGTACGGGGACATCGCGCCCTGGCCCGTGACGGTCTCACTGGTGGGCGAGCGGGGCCAGAGGGAGGTCTGGCACTCGGTCAATCAATATGTGGAATATCTCAAAAACATCAATGTAAATTTCTCCGATGAGGAGCCCCAGCCCCGGGAAAGGAAGGGGGAGGGGGGGAGAGGGCGGCCCGGGGGGGGGCGGACGACCCCCGTCCGGGTTCCCGGATGA
- a CDS encoding zinc ribbon domain-containing protein, with translation MSKRGMRGFALVSLVLLLLLPAPSSAQSFSLSVLSDPPEVEKGSELRLTINVTNHSNQTYQSLVVVALVYPDGGSPQSGIQLQPDQRLSNLGKGETKNVTFTYKATSPGRFSVVVKLYNRSVESPNWLYEASFPSVLTVKCPPQPGDGGIPLALVAAMFVAAALVGAGSGLFYARRKKARTVEAKAAPSSARPPEPVKPRGKVPRDYYKFRREKYSRLKPIGLTSSGVTILGNVTKKKEKEPSAPPDARSACCPRCGIEMDPHWKVCKRCLANDTIRDATDRLGELVRAGGNGTGLDCLLQSAQAELEAGNYDDARTYALDVLDRAKQQLTKVEETGVSSAPPRETSEDGLEGEGSVCAGGAAPGENGGGDAASEAGGQAAPAPPKRVPNPCVKCGEGLKAEWRKCPYCGAVQDGVCSSCGRVVKLRWGTCPHCGVDLSETKPRVTCSVCGTELPEAGECLACKAKALFESASRLVKEVKGKGADVSEAEAYLGRGELAIRLKSYDKAISHFQRAEELARTARREFWLARVREKLMRAEAALREASERGAETAEADELLSKARAALAAERFKEAETYAELSAQSAQEAAARPGEGEGRGPQIHPVRPSVVGERCPACGASVRAGENQCPACGRGL, from the coding sequence ATGAGTAAAAGAGGGATGCGTGGCTTTGCCTTGGTCTCTCTCGTCCTCCTGCTTCTCTTGCCCGCTCCCTCCTCCGCCCAGTCCTTCTCTCTCTCCGTCCTTTCCGACCCGCCGGAGGTCGAGAAGGGCTCAGAGCTCAGGCTCACGATTAACGTAACGAACCACTCCAACCAGACCTACCAGAGCCTCGTTGTCGTGGCCCTGGTCTATCCGGACGGCGGCTCGCCCCAGAGCGGAATTCAGCTCCAGCCGGACCAGAGGCTCAGCAATCTCGGAAAGGGTGAGACGAAGAATGTGACCTTTACCTACAAAGCGACCTCACCCGGCCGCTTCTCCGTAGTCGTGAAGCTCTACAACCGCTCCGTCGAGAGCCCCAACTGGCTCTACGAGGCGAGCTTCCCATCGGTGCTGACGGTCAAGTGCCCTCCGCAACCCGGGGACGGGGGAATTCCTCTGGCATTGGTGGCCGCGATGTTCGTAGCGGCCGCCCTCGTGGGCGCGGGGAGCGGCCTGTTCTACGCCCGGAGGAAGAAAGCGCGGACGGTGGAGGCGAAGGCCGCGCCCTCTTCCGCGCGCCCGCCGGAGCCTGTGAAGCCGCGCGGAAAGGTGCCCCGGGACTACTACAAGTTCAGGCGCGAGAAGTACAGCCGGCTCAAGCCCATTGGACTGACAAGCAGCGGCGTGACGATTCTCGGAAACGTGACGAAGAAAAAGGAGAAGGAACCCTCGGCACCACCGGACGCGCGGAGCGCTTGCTGCCCGAGGTGCGGAATCGAGATGGACCCGCACTGGAAGGTCTGCAAACGCTGCCTAGCCAACGACACTATCCGGGACGCCACCGACAGGCTGGGGGAGCTCGTTCGCGCGGGCGGGAACGGCACCGGTCTCGACTGCCTACTGCAGAGCGCCCAAGCGGAGCTGGAGGCGGGGAACTACGACGACGCCCGCACCTACGCCCTCGACGTACTCGACAGGGCGAAGCAGCAGCTCACGAAGGTTGAGGAGACGGGGGTGTCCTCCGCGCCTCCCAGAGAGACTTCCGAGGATGGCCTGGAGGGTGAGGGCTCCGTGTGCGCCGGAGGAGCGGCTCCCGGAGAAAACGGTGGTGGGGATGCCGCCTCAGAAGCGGGAGGGCAGGCGGCGCCCGCGCCACCGAAACGGGTCCCAAATCCTTGCGTGAAGTGCGGCGAGGGCCTGAAGGCCGAGTGGAGGAAGTGTCCGTATTGCGGGGCCGTGCAGGACGGTGTCTGCTCGTCCTGCGGCAGGGTCGTGAAGCTCAGGTGGGGCACTTGCCCGCACTGCGGTGTGGACCTGAGCGAGACAAAGCCACGCGTCACGTGCTCCGTCTGCGGTACGGAGCTGCCCGAGGCCGGGGAGTGCCTGGCCTGCAAGGCCAAGGCGCTCTTCGAGAGCGCCTCCCGGCTTGTCAAGGAGGTCAAGGGCAAGGGCGCCGACGTCTCCGAGGCCGAGGCCTATCTGGGGAGGGGCGAGCTCGCGATCCGGCTGAAGAGCTACGACAAGGCGATATCCCACTTCCAGAGGGCTGAAGAGCTCGCCCGGACCGCGAGGCGAGAGTTCTGGCTCGCGAGGGTCAGGGAGAAGCTCATGCGCGCCGAGGCTGCGCTGAGGGAGGCTTCTGAGAGGGGAGCGGAGACGGCGGAGGCGGACGAACTCCTCAGCAAGGCCCGAGCAGCGCTGGCGGCGGAGAGGTTCAAAGAGGCAGAGACCTACGCCGAGCTCTCGGCTCAGAGCGCACAGGAGGCGGCGGCGAGGCCGGGGGAGGGTGAGGGGAGGGGGCCGCAGATTCATCCCGTCAGGCCGTCCGTGGTCGGTGAGAGGTGCCCTGCGTGCGGGGCATCCGTCAGAGCGGGCGAGAACCAGTGCCCTGCCTGCGGGAGAGGGCTGTGA
- a CDS encoding NUDIX pyrophosphatase encodes MERGTGVSGGRGIRLHGAGGSNSAGGAKTIKRHVVTCFLTRRGRILILKRSGRVGTFRGRWAGVSGYIEPGEMPLERAFKEIREETGLLEESVQLVRGGGRLVVRSGSADAAGANSGKSGRAGPGLKQPQGVVFIVHPFLFELKRGRVRLDWEHTELRWVRPSELRRFRTVPGLAEALESVWR; translated from the coding sequence ATGGAGCGAGGAACTGGGGTTTCGGGGGGCCGCGGAATTCGCCTCCACGGGGCGGGCGGCTCGAATTCCGCGGGAGGAGCGAAGACCATCAAGCGCCACGTGGTCACGTGCTTCCTCACGCGTCGCGGGAGAATTCTCATTCTCAAGAGGAGCGGCAGGGTTGGCACCTTCAGGGGCCGCTGGGCCGGCGTCTCGGGCTACATCGAGCCCGGCGAGATGCCTCTCGAGAGGGCATTCAAGGAGATACGCGAGGAGACGGGCCTTCTTGAAGAGAGCGTGCAGCTGGTCAGGGGAGGGGGCAGGCTCGTCGTCCGGAGCGGGTCGGCCGACGCGGCCGGGGCGAATTCTGGGAAATCTGGGAGAGCAGGGCCGGGCCTTAAGCAGCCCCAGGGGGTTGTCTTCATCGTCCACCCTTTCCTTTTCGAGCTGAAGCGCGGGAGGGTGAGACTCGACTGGGAGCACACGGAGCTACGCTGGGTCAGGCCCTCCGAGCTCAGGCGCTTCAGGACAGTTCCGGGGCTTGCGGAGGCTCTGGAGAGCGTCTGGAGATGA
- a CDS encoding DUF357 domain-containing protein, which yields MEITRRALEKVRIAVPRRSHYRKVAEDFLNMARSYFSDAGHFLEKGDLVRAFACVNYAHGWLDAGARLGLFDVDEDDRLFTLAD from the coding sequence ATGGAAATCACGAGAAGGGCTCTTGAGAAGGTGAGAATCGCGGTTCCCCGCCGCTCGCACTATAGAAAAGTCGCGGAGGACTTCCTCAACATGGCGCGCTCCTACTTCTCGGACGCGGGCCACTTTCTTGAAAAGGGGGATTTGGTCCGCGCCTTCGCGTGCGTCAACTACGCCCACGGCTGGCTCGACGCCGGCGCGCGGCTGGGCCTCTTCGACGTCGACGAGGACGACAGGCTCTTCACGCTCGCGGACTAG